ACGGCACCCGCTCCGGAAGCGGCGAGCCACGCTGGGCCCCGCGTGGACACCCCGGTGCTGCGCGAACCGGGGCCGCAGAGCCGTCCCCTCCCGCCTCGGCAGGCcctgggggctcggggggctgcggagggggcggcggggggctgatGGGGGTCCCTGTGCTCTGCTTCAGGCTGGGCTGGATCGGATGTCCCAGGGCCACATGCTGGCGGACGTCGTGGCCATCATCGGTACGTTTCCTGCTTGGCCTGGGGGCTCCCATAGCTATCGGGGGGCTCCTTCCCCGTTCTGGGGGGGCTGATCGTGCCCTGACCCCTCTCTCTCTGCGCCAGGCACGCAGGACATCGTCTTTGGGGAAGTGGATCGGTGAGGCAGCATCCTCGGCTGGTCCCACGGCGCCTGTCTCCTGCTGCGTGTGCTGCTTCGGGCGCGGGGAGCCcgcggccccccgcacccccttcCTCGTCTGAGTCAAATAAAGACTAAACCGGGTCCCGGCTGTCCAGCGCCTCTGTccccgccgcagccctgctcctcggcCGAGCCCCTGGAGCCCTGCTCTTCCTCCCTGTCCTGTGTGAGGCTCGTGGTCGGGAGCTTCCCCTTGCCGTGATCACCgccctgcccggctgcggggagcccggaGGGACCCCGGCTTTGGGCGCTGCCGGCACTGCAGCCTGGGGgccttccccagcagcccccaccccccggggctggcggtgcccccgcagccccccggtggCCGCAGTAGGGCTGGGGTGGGTGGCGTTTGGGGACAGCTCGCCGGCCCCTTGAGCAACATCTGCGCTGCCCTTTGCCGGAAGAGGGGACGGCGGCGCTGGCCGGTTCCCCGGTgtggccggggctggaggaggggggaagcAAAGCGAGGGCGGCGCGAGCCGGCGGGGAGGAAGGCGCTGGCTCTGCCGTCGCTGACTCCGGTGCGATAGCCCCGCTGTGCCGGACCCGGTTTAGGCCAGGGCGAGCGATGGGCGCCCACCTGCTGCTggccgctgccctgctgctgctgcggacCCCGGCGGCAGGTGGGGACggggagcggctgggtgggcacaTGGCTGTCAGGCTGGCTCCCtcggcggcccccccgcccctttgGGACAAGCTGTGATCCCTCGAAGCCCCCCCGGGGTGCTCGTGGCGCAGAGGGGCACCCCGGGGTGAGTGGCGGTGGGCTCTGCGGCTCTCCGGTGCTGCCCGCGCCTCCCCGGCACCGCGCACCCTCACCAGCGCGCGGAGAGGGGCGACGCCTGGAGCCGGCTCTCGGCAGCCAGGACCGGTGCAGGATCCGTCCCCGGGCGGTGCTGACCCGGGgacccctcccgcccccccctcctccccagaggCGCTGATGGAGCCGGAGCTCTGCTACGTGCTGGATGCCATCCTCTTCCTCTACGGCATCGTCCTCACCGTCCTCTATTGCCGCCTCAAGGTGAGCACCGGGGTCCCCCTCTCTTGGGGACCCAGCTAAAGCCCCAGGGGCCCCAGGGAGGCCGCAGTGGGAGCCCCGGGGTTGCCCCACCCACCCGggggctttttccttttcttatttctttttctttttctttcttttcttctttttttttttcacttttgggCACCCCCTCGCCCCCCTGCAGTTCCTGGCTCGTCGAGCATCGCAGCAAGAAGCCAGCAAGGAGGTAACGGCGCTgggggctctggggctggggtACCCCGGGAGGGATGAGCCCCCCATCCGACACCCCTCCCCAAATGGTGCCGAAGCCGTCGGAGGAGAAAGCAAAGGGGAATcgctggggggggctgcagcagtgctgggggggtgggaggaatCCGGGAAACTTCACGGCTTCCCCCGGGAGTgaggggaggggtgcggggggctgtggCTGGGGGCCGGCTGTGTCTGTGTCCCCCCCACTGTCCCGGCCCCCCCCtcagtttctctttctctttcctggagcagaaggaagaagcCATCTACACTGTAAGTCAGCCCGGGGGTGGCGCAGCTTGGGGGGGTCCTGTCGTGGGGGCGGCCCACTCCCCGCGTGCCCCATCCCGTGGGTGCCCCGTCCCGTGGGTGCGCCCCACCCTGCAGGCGCTGCACCCGATGGGGCTGCAGTTCAGGGGGTGCCTGTCCCTCCTGCCCTAACCCCCCCTCGGGAGCACCCACCCTGGGTGCAGCCCCTCGACCTCACCCCCTGGGGCACATGGTGGGTGGGAAGCCCCCGCGGGTGACAGCTGCGGAGGGTGGCGGGGGGTGGCAttcggggggggggacacaacacAGGCACCCCGTAACGCCCTTTCCCACGCAGGGGCTCAGCGGTGAGGGCCAGGAGATGTACGAAACCCTCCAGATGAAACAGTCCTGACCCCCTCCTGCCACCCTGACGCAGCCACCCCTCGTCCCCCCATCCGTCCCCAGCAGCCGTggacccccatcccccccccgaCCCGCCCTCCTGGGGCTGTGATGGAGAACgggagctttttttccccccagaaatgGCCGGTTTCGGCCCCAAATTGCCTCTGGCCGGGCATGGGCACAGCCCCAGTGCCGCCGCGGGTCCGGGCCCCCCGAGCGTGGGGGGGCTGAAGCTGCCCGGGGTGCATGGTGTtgccccccctccagccccccagtaAAGCAGCACCATGCACAAACAGGAGGGCTTCTGTAATGGCAGGGCGAGGGCTGGGGACAGCGTCGATGGCACGCGATGGATGCGGCGTGGGGCCGGGGACAGCGGCACCGTCTGCTGCTGGGACGGGAGACCCTGGGGACGGTGGCACCGTCTGATGGGGGGGGACAGAGCCCGTGGGGACAGGGACGCCGTGAGTATGGGGTGGTGGCACTGGTGACACTGGCTCCCGGTGGCAGCGGCTACGTGTTTCTGGGTGGAGATGGTCCCAGGAGAGAAAACCACCATTTCCCGTTTATccaaaaagctgtattttgggGCCAATACCATGGAAAGGGCtcctgtgcccccctccccgggcccgcATAGCGCGGTGGGGGGAGACCCCCCAGCACCCGAAGGGGTCCCGGCACCTCTCTTGAGCCCCGGCCAGAGCCCAGCACCCCTGAGCCTGAGGGGACCTGCCAGAGACGCGTGTGGTGCTGGGAGTACTGGGGAGCccctgggggcactgggagggggactggggagtggggggagcactgggaggaggAATGGGGAGCCcctgggggcacggggaggggaaATGGGGAGGCccctgggggtactgggagggggAATAGGGAGCCTGTGGGTACTGGGAGGGGGAATGGGGGGCCCGTGTGGAGCACTGGGAGGAGGAATGAGGAGCccctgggggcactgggagcagtgggagggGGAGTGGGGAGCACTGGGCGCCTTGTGTcaccctgggggtcccccacTCGGGATCCCCCACCCGGGCTGGGCTCTGCCGACCCGGATCGGGCCCCGGGCAGAGCGGGCGCCGTGCGGGGGCCGTGGGTTGCACTTGCGGGGGGTTTcccggggggggaccccgcgGGGGTCACGGGACGTTCTCGTAGGCGTCACTCGGGAGCCGCAGCCGCGCGTGGGGGCCCGGCAGCACCGCGTAGGTGACGGGcgggggcccggcgcggggggacccccgcgggctgcggggcggggacGCACCTGCGGGAGAAGCCGGGGTGGGCACCCGCGCTGGGGACGGTGACACGCGTGGGTGAcgtgtccgtgtccccccccccggacTCACCCCCGCCCCGCTCGGCAATCACGACCTCGGCGTACAGCACCTCCTCGTCCCCCggcgccccggggcggggggtgggctcCGGCGGGCGACCCTCGGGCTCCGGGGGAGCTGTGGGGTCCCTGCGGGGACAAGGGGGTGCCTGGGGCGGGGGCAGACCGCGGTGGGGGGTGCTGCTTGTCCAGACCCAGAAAGGGGCTTCGTGGTCGGACCCCCCCACTCACCTGTCCTGGCTTTTCTCAGCGGCTGCAAGGCAAGGGGGGCTGTGAGTGgccctggggtccccggggtgacAGCGGTGAGGGACCCCCGGAACCCCTGAGACCCCTTGGACCCCGAGCCAGGGGCCCCGGAGCTCAGCCCTGCATGCCCGGGAGGGAGAGGGGACCCCAGGACCCTGAGCTGGTGGCACCAAGGACTCAGATGAGACAGGGGGATGTGGGCTGCAAGCAGGGAGACCCCCCCAAGGCACCCcaagacccccctggaccccAAGCCAAGAagcccagggctcagccctgcgTGCCTTGGAAGGAGGAGagaccccccaagaccccccaggaccccagcgcgGCGTTGCCATGGGGTCAGCCCTGCACACCCAGATGAGATGGGGGAACGTGGGCTGCAAGCAGGGAGGGCCCTCAggacccccaaggaccccccaggaccccgaggCAACAGCAgtgggggctcagccccagcaagATGGGGGTGCAGCCCCATTGCCATCCCCCCCTACCCATGTGGGGGGCTTTCACCCCACCCAGGAGCACCGACCCGGACCCCAGTCCCTCGCTGCGGGCCACCCACCTGCGCGGTGCCGGCGCCGGAGGTGCCAGCCCAGGGCAGCAccgagcaggagcaggagggacaCGCTGAGCCCCGCGGCCACGGCTGGGGACAGAGCGGGGACGAGCCCGGGTCAGCGCCGACCCCGGGGGGCCTGGACCCCGCAgcgacgccggggagggggcgacGAGCGCGGCCCCCacctgtgccctgctgccgccACCCCGGCTCCGTCACCGAGAGGGCCAGCGCGGGGCTGCGCGCCCGGAAGACGCGGTGGGCACCGAGGCGGTTGGTGGCCTGGCACTGGTAGGTCCCGGCGTGCGCCGGCCCCACGGCCCCCAGGGACAGGACGGGCCCCGAGCCCAGCTCCTGGCCGTCCCGCAGCCAGGTGAAGGTCACCGGCGCGGTGCCCGCCTGCACCGAGCAGCTCAGGTTGAGGCTCTCGCCCGCTGGCACCGACGGCTCCGTCCGCGTCGTCACGATGGCGGCACCGGCCACCGGCACTGCCGGGCGGAGAGACGGCGTCGAGGTCAGACCGGTGGCCGCAGCCCGGCGTGGGACgaggtgatgctgggggtggggggcgctGGGAGCCGGAGGGTCCCGCTCACCCAGGACGGTGACGCGCTGCGGCGGGCTGTCGGCCGCGGTGCCGCCGTTGGTGGCCGTGCAGTGGTAGAAGCCGCCGTCCCGGTGCCGCACGGCGCCGAGCTCGTAGCGGGGGCCCGTGGCCAGCGGCGTGGCAGAGCCCTGCCGGTGCCAGGAGAAGGAGAGGGGCCCCGTCCCCGCGGCCACCGAGCAGCCCAGCACCAGGCGGTCGCCCTCCACCAGCTTCCCCCCGGGGGGCTGCACCGCCAGGGACACCCCCGAGACCGGGACCCCTGCGGGGAGAcgggcagggacagggacccggggaggggtggggggatggaggggaccccAGGGAGAGGTGGAGGGACCCAGCCAAGGACAGGGGAGCCAGGAAAGGGTGGAGGGACCCTGGGAGGAAAAGGGGGACCCAGGCGGGGATGGGGGGACTCGGAGAGAAGGGGGGACTGCAGGAGGGTCGTGGGGACCTGGGGAGGGATGGAGCAACCCCAAGGAGGGACAGAAGGACCTGGGGAGGGATGGCGGGATCCCAAGGTAGGATGGAGGTACCCGGAGAAGGACGTGGGGACCCGGGGAGGGACGTGGGGCCCCGGTACACCCCCACCTCTCCCGCACACTCACTGCGCACCGTGACGGCGACCGCGGCGCTGCGTTTCCGCACGCTCTCCGTCTCCGTCCGCACCTCGCAGGAGTAATTCCCCGagtggggcagccccacggccggCAGCCGGAGCTGGGGGGAGCCCTGCggcccccccaccaccacctcgtCCTGGTAGAAGAGGTGCTGGAGGCGGGCGAGGGGCCGCAGGGGGCTGGGGTGGCTCAGGCAGCCCAGTGCCAGGGGGGCTTCCtcggggggctcggccgggcccTCCAGGCGCAGCTCCGGCACCGAGAAGAGCTCTGGGAAGGAGCCGGGGGGCCGGTGACCCCgagcccgtggcagggggggctgcaccccgccgGGGGGGGTGTCGGGGAGGGGGTGCTCACCTTGCACCGCCACCACCACCGGCGCCGATTCCTGCCACCCCGCCAGCAAGTGGTCCACGGTGGCCTGGCAGCGGTAGCGCCCGCTGTGCCGCAGCTGCAGGGGGGACAGGAGCAGCTCGGACCCCCAGGAGGGtccccccagcacctcctgctcACGGAAGAACTGCACCCCGGTGACAGGCGTGTCCCTCCAGCCCCGGCAGCGCAGCGGCAGCGCgtccccctccagcagcacccgcGCCGGCACCTGCAGCACCAGCCAGTCTGCAAGAgagggccggggcgcggggggaggcggccggTGGGCGCCCGTTGCACCGGATGGGCTGGGGTGCACGGGATGGGCTGGTGTGCACGGGGATGGGTAGGTGTGCACAGGGATGGGCTGGGGTGCACGGGATGGGCTGGGGTGCACAGGGGATGGGCTGGGGTGCACGGGGGATGGGCTGGGGTGCACAGGGATGGGCTGGTGTGCACAGGGGATGGAGTGGGGTGCACAGGGATGGGCTGGGGTGCACAGGGATGCACTGGTGTGCATGGGGATGCACTGGTGTGCACAGGGATGGGCTGGTGTGCACAGGGATGTGCTGGTGTGCACGGGGATGCACTGGTGTGCACAGGGATGGGCTGGTGTGCACGGGGGATGGGCTGGTGTGCACAGGGGATGGAGTGGGGTGCACAGGGATGGGCTGGTGTGTACAGGGGATGGGCTGGGgtgcactgggatgcactggtgTGCACAGGGGATGGGTAGGTGTGCACAGGGGATGGAGTGGGGTGCACAGGGATGGGCTGGTGTGTACAGGGGATGGGCTGGTgtgcactgggatgcactggtgTGCACAGGGGATGCGCTGGTGTGCACGGGGGATGGGCTGGTGTGCACAGGGATGGGCTGGTGTGCACAGGGATGCACTGGTGTGCATGGGGATGCACTGGTGTGCACAGGGATGGGCTGGTGTGCACAGCGGATGGGTAGGTGTGCACAGGGATGGGCTGGTGTGCACGGGGATGGGCTGGTGTGCACGGGGATGCACTGGTGTGCACAGGGGATGGGCTGGTGTGTACAGGGATGCACTGGTGTGCACAGGGGATGGGCTGGTGTGTACAGGGATGGGCTGGTGTGCACGGGGATGCACTGGTGTGCACAGGGGATGGGTAGGTGTGCACAGGGATGCACTGGTGTGCACAGGGGATGCACCCAGCAATGCACAGGGGATGCAGCCAGCGTGCACACGGACACACCTACGTGCACAGGGCTGGGTTCCCATCGCATGAGGGGCGAGAGGCCGCGGACCAGAACCCACCCAGAGCCCTCGGGGCACCCATCCCACCCCTCACCATCTGAGAAGCTCAGGGTGACCGGGGGGCTGAGCCCCACGCCGGCGCTGCGGCACTGGTAGCTGTGGCTCCCGCGTCGGTTGCTGGAGAGGGGGACGCGCCCGGGCTGTGCCCGCCACTGGAGCTGCTGGTTGACGTACCAGTCGGTGGGCCCGGCAGCGCCGGAGCCCCCGCAGGTCAGCGTCACCTTCTCCCCCACGAACGCCGGCGTCCAGGGGGGGTCCAGggtgagctggctgggctgggcgcCTGCGGGGTGACAGGGACACCAGCCTGCCGGGGCCACCACCGCGTCTGGGGATGGCAGGGTGGGCGACCGGCACCGAGGACTCACCAGCGAGGCCGAGGGCTTGGGCtggaagggagaaggggagtggggctggctgggagctgctgtcgCGGGGACACCAGCCCGGGGGACGGGGTGCAGGGGCTGTACCCAAGCTGCCCCCGAGGGGACACTGGCACCTGTGGGAAAGGGCGTGGGGACGGTCCCCAGGAGAGCCCAGGGGACACGGCTGCATCAGAGCCACCCACGCGCCACATCAGTGTGACATGGCCCCCCCCGGACTgctgcagggcttggggacaccTCCGCCAGCCccacgtccccgtccccatccccctaTCCACATCGTTGCCATGTCCCCAACCCCACAGTCCTGTCCCCATGTCTCCATCCCCACAGCGGCCCCAGCCACACAGTGCCAGTCCAAACATCTTGATCTCTGTAACGCCTGTCCCCCCATTCCTGTCCCCCCGTCCCTGTCCCacagccccatccccacagctgccccagccccacggcgccGGGCACGCTGGGGGTGTGACCCCGTGGGCTGGTTCTGCTGGCGTCTGGGACCTCGCGGGCTCCCGCAGCCACCTGTGCTCCCTCCCCATGAGCCAGCCGGTGCCACCAGGCTCTGCCCCAACCCGCTGCTCCCCAGCGCAGAGAGGGGTCCCGTGCCCATCCCTGTGGTGTcaggccccctgcccagccccgtggccTTGGGCACTCACCCCAGAGGAGCAGCGCCGCGGTCCTGGCCATCCCGGCACGCTGCGGCGTGCTGGTGGGGCCACCTGCCCCTTGCACAGCAGCTAtttggggaaaggggaaggaagcGACTTCCGCGTCCCCGGGGCTttgccccggccccgggggacACGCGCCTGGCAGCACATGGTGGGGAAGTGGGCACTGGTGAGGGACGGGCTTGGGTCTGGAGGAGCCGCTGTCCCCGTCGCACTGGGGGGGGCCCTCTGGGCACTGGGACCCTCCAAGGACATGGGGCATGAAGAGCCCCATGGCTGTCCTGCACCCGTAAGGGGCTGAGACCCCGAGGGGCTGGGTCCCCAAGAGCTGGGACCCCGATGGCTGGGGCGCTGAGAGCTGGGACGCCGAGAGCGGACACTCCAAGGGGCTGGGTCCCCAAGAGCTGGGAccccgtggggctgggacccTGAGGGCTGGGACCCCGCAGGGCTGGGACGCCAAGAGCTGACACTCCAAGGG
This DNA window, taken from Opisthocomus hoazin isolate bOpiHoa1 chromosome 30, bOpiHoa1.hap1, whole genome shotgun sequence, encodes the following:
- the FCGR2A gene encoding low affinity immunoglobulin gamma Fc region receptor II-a isoform X1 → MARTAALLLWAQALGLAGAQPSQLTLDPPWTPAFVGEKVTLTCGGSGAAGPTDWYVNQQLQWRAQPGRVPLSSNRRGSHSYQCRSAGVGLSPPVTLSFSDDWLVLQVPARVLLEGDALPLRCRGWRDTPVTGVQFFREQEVLGGPSWGSELLLSPLQLRHSGRYRCQATVDHLLAGWQESAPVVVAVQELFSVPELRLEGPAEPPEEAPLALGCLSHPSPLRPLARLQHLFYQDEVVVGGPQGSPQLRLPAVGLPHSGNYSCEVRTETESVRKRSAAVAVTVRSECAGEVGVYRGPTSLPGSPRPSPGTSILPWDPAIPPQVLLSLLGVAPSLPRSPRPSCSPPFSPSPPIPAWVPLFLPGSLHPFLAPLSLAGSLHLSLGSPPSPHPSPGPCPCPSPRRGPGLGGVPGGAAPRGEAGGGRPPGAGLLGGRGDGAPLLLLAPAGLCHAAGHGPPLRARRRAAPGRRLLPLHGHQRRHRGRQPAAARHRPGAGGRCRHRDDADGAVGASGREPQPELLGAGGHRAGDLHLAAGRPGAGLGARPVPGGRGAGARRDLPVPGHQPPRCPPRLPGAQPRAGPLGDGAGVAAAGHSRGRGAQRVPPAPARCCPGLAPPAPAPRRDPTAPPEPEGRPPEPTPRPGAPGDEEVLYAEVVIAERGGGASPPRSPRGSPRAGPPPVTYAVLPGPHARLRLPSDAYENVP
- the FCGR2A gene encoding low affinity immunoglobulin gamma Fc region receptor II-a isoform X9; translated protein: MARTAALLLWAQALGLAGAQPSQLTLDPPWTPAFVGEKVTLTCGGSGAAGPTDWYVNQQLQWRAQPGRVPLSSNRRGSHSYQCRSAGVGLSPPVTLSFSDDWLVLQVPARVLLEGDALPLRCRGWRDTPVTGVQFFREQEVLGGPSWGSELLLSPLQLRHSGRYRCQATVDHLLAGWQESAPVVVAVQELFSVPELRLEGPAEPPEEAPLALGCLSHPSPLRPLARLQHLFYQDEVVVGGPQGSPQLRLPAVGLPHSGNYSCEVRTETESVRKRSAAVAVTVRRVPVSGVSLAVQPPGGKLVEGDRLVLGCSVAAGTGPLSFSWHRQGSATPLATGPRYELGAVRHRDGGFYHCTATNGGTAADSPPQRVTVLVPVAGAAIVTTRTEPSVPAGESLNLSCSVQAGTAPVTFTWLRDGQELGSGPVLSLGAVGPAHAGTYQCQATNRLGAHRVFRARSPALALSVTEPGWRQQGTAVAAGLSVSLLLLLGAALGWHLRRRHRAGTPQLPRSPRVARRSPPPAPGRRGTRRCCTPRS
- the FCGR2A gene encoding low affinity immunoglobulin gamma Fc region receptor II-a isoform X10: MARTAALLLWAQALGLAGAQPSQLTLDPPWTPAFVGEKVTLTCGGSGAAGPTDWYVNQQLQWRAQPGRVPLSSNRRGSHSYQCRSAGVGLSPPVTLSFSDAAAQRALPLPGHRGPLAGGVAGIGAGGGGGARALLGAGAAPGGPGRAPRGSPPGTGLPEPPQPPAAPRPPPAPLLPGRGGGGGAAGLPPAPAAGRGAAPLGELLLRGADGDGERAETQRRGRRHGAQGPGLGGVPGGAAPRGEAGGGRPPGAGLLGGRGDGAPLLLLAPAGLCHAAGHGPPLRARRRAAPGRRLLPLHGHQRRHRGRQPAAARHRPGAGGRCRHRDDADGAVGASGREPQPELLGAGGHRAGDLHLAAGRPGAGLGARPVPGGRGAGARRDLPVPGHQPPRCPPRLPGAQPRAGPLGDGAGVAAAGHSRGRGAQRVPPAPARCCPGLAPPAPAPRRDPTAPPEPEGRPPEPTPRPGAPGDEEVLYAEVVIAERGGGASPPRSPRGSPRAGPPPVTYAVLPGPHARLRLPSDAYENVP
- the FCGR2A gene encoding low affinity immunoglobulin gamma Fc region receptor II-a isoform X7 — its product is MLRHSGRYRCQATVDHLLAGWQESAPVVVAVQELFSVPELRLEGPAEPPEEAPLALGCLSHPSPLRPLARLQHLFYQDEVVVGGPQGSPQLRLPAVGLPHSGNYSCEVRTETESVRKRSAAVAVTVRSECAGEVGVYRGPTSLPGSPRPSPGTSILPWDPAIPPQVLLSLLGVAPSLPRSPRPSCSPPFSPSPPIPAWVPLFLPGSLHPFLAPLSLAGSLHLSLGSPPSPHPSPGPCPCPSPRRGPGLGGVPGGAAPRGEAGGGRPPGAGLLGGRGDGAPLLLLAPAGLCHAAGHGPPLRARRRAAPGRRLLPLHGHQRRHRGRQPAAARHRPGAGGRCRHRDDADGAVGASGREPQPELLGAGGHRAGDLHLAAGRPGAGLGARPVPGGRGAGARRDLPVPGHQPPRCPPRLPGAQPRAGPLGDGAGVAAAGHSRGRGAQRVPPAPARCCPGLAPPAPAPRRDPTAPPEPEGRPPEPTPRPGAPGDEEVLYAEVVIAERGGGASPPRSPRGSPRAGPPPVTYAVLPGPHARLRLPSDAYENVP
- the FCGR2A gene encoding low affinity immunoglobulin gamma Fc region receptor II-a isoform X2; protein product: MARTAALLLWAQALGLAGAQPSQLTLDPPWTPAFVGEKVTLTCGGSGAAGPTDWYVNQQLQWRAQPGRVPLSSNRRGSHSYQCRSAGVGLSPPVTLSFSDDWLVLQVPARVLLEGDALPLRCRGWRDTPVTGVQFFREQEVLGGPSWGSELLLSPLQLRHSGRYRCQATVDHLLAGWQESAPVVVAVQELFSVPELRLEGPAEPPEEAPLALGCLSHPSPLRPLARLQHLFYQDEVVVGGPQGSPQLRLPAVGLPHSGNYSCEVRTETESVRKRSAAVAVTVRRVPVSGVSLAVQPPGGKLVEGDRLVLGCSVAAGTGPLSFSWHRQGSATPLATGPRYELGAVRHRDGGFYHCTATNGGTAADSPPQRVTVLVPVAGAAIVTTRTEPSVPAGESLNLSCSVQAGTAPVTFTWLRDGQELGSGPVLSLGAVGPAHAGTYQCQATNRLGAHRVFRARSPALALSVTEPGWRQQGTAVAAGLSVSLLLLLGAALGWHLRRRHRAAQGPGVPSPSRACRAELRGPWLGVQGVSGVPGVPHRCHPGDPRATHSPPCLAAAEKSQDRDPTAPPEPEGRPPEPTPRPGAPGDEEVLYAEVVIAERGGGASPPRSPRGSPRAGPPPVTYAVLPGPHARLRLPSDAYENVP
- the FCGR2A gene encoding low affinity immunoglobulin gamma Fc region receptor II-a isoform X8, whose product is MARTAALLLWAQALGLAGAQPSQLTLDPPWTPAFVGEKVTLTCGGSGAAGPTDWYVNQQLQWRAQPGRVPLSSNRRGSHSYQCRSAGVGLSPPVTLSFSDDWLVLQVPARVLLEGDALPLRCRGWRDTPVTGVQFFREQEVLGGPSWGSELLLSPLQLRHSGRYRCQATVDHLLAGWQESAPVVVAVQELFSVPELRLEGPAEPPEEAPLALGCLSHPSPLRPLARLQHLFYQDEVVVGGPQGSPQLRLPAVGLPHSGNYSCEVRTETESVRKRSAAVAVTVRRLCHAAGHGPPLRARRRAAPGRRLLPLHGHQRRHRGRQPAAARHRPGAGGRCRHRDDADGAVGASGREPQPELLGAGGHRAGDLHLAAGRPGAGLGARPVPGGRGAGARRDLPVPGHQPPRCPPRLPGAQPRAGPLGDGAGVAAAGHSRGRGAQRVPPAPARCCPGLAPPAPAPRRDPTAPPEPEGRPPEPTPRPGAPGDEEVLYAEVVIAERGGGASPPRSPRGSPRAGPPPVTYAVLPGPHARLRLPSDAYENVP
- the FCGR2A gene encoding low affinity immunoglobulin gamma Fc region receptor II-a isoform X3, with amino-acid sequence MARTAALLLWAQALGLAGAQPSQLTLDPPWTPAFVGEKVTLTCGGSGAAGPTDWYVNQQLQWRAQPGRVPLSSNRRGSHSYQCRSAGVGLSPPVTLSFSDDWLVLQVPARVLLEGDALPLRCRGWRDTPVTGVQFFREQEVLGGPSWGSELLLSPLQLRHSGRYRCQATVDHLLAGWQESAPVVVAVQELFSVPELRLEGPAEPPEEAPLALGCLSHPSPLRPLARLQHLFYQDEVVVGGPQGSPQLRLPAVGLPHSGNYSCEVRTETESVRKRSAAVAVTVRSECAGEVGVYRGPTSLPGSPRPSPGTSILPWDPAIPPQVLLSLLGVAPSLPRSPRPSCSPPFSPSPPIPAWVPLFLPGSLHPFLAPLSLAGSLHLSLGSPPSPHPSPGPCPCPSPRRGPGLGGVPGGAAPRGEAGGGRPPGAGLLGGRGDGAPLLLLAPAGLCHAAGHGPPLRARRRAAPGRRLLPLHGHQRRHRGRQPAAARHRPGAGGRCRHRDDADGAVGASGREPQPELLGAGGHRAGDLHLAAGRPGAGLGARPVPGGRGAGARRDLPVPGHQPPRCPPRLPGAQPRAGPLGDGAGVAAAGHSRGRGAQRVPPAPARCCPGLAPPAPAPRSR
- the FCGR2A gene encoding low affinity immunoglobulin gamma Fc region receptor II-a isoform X6 → MARTAALLLWAQALGLAGAQPSQLTLDPPWTPAFVGEKVTLTCGGSGAAGPTDWYVNQQLQWRAQPGRVPLSSNRRGSHSYQCRSAGVGLSPPVTLSFSDDWLVLQVPARVLLEGDALPLRCRGWRDTPVTGVQFFREQEVLGGPSWGSELLLSPLQLRHSGRYRCQATVDHLLAGWQESAPVVVAVQELFSVPELRLEGPAEPPEEAPLALGCLSHPSPLRPLARLQHLFYQDEVVVGGPQGSPQLRLPAVGLPHSGNYSCEVRTETESVRKRSAAVAVTVRRVPVSGVSLAVQPPGGKLVEGDRLVLGCSVAAGTGPLSFSWHRQGSATPLATGPRYELGAVRHRDGGFYHCTATNGGTAADSPPQRVTVLVPVAGAAIVTTRTEPSVPAGESLNLSCSVQAGTAPVTFTWLRDGQELGSGPVLSLGAVGPAHAGTYQCQATNRLGAHRVFRARSPALALSVTEPGWRQQGTAAEKSQDRDPTAPPEPEGRPPEPTPRPGAPGDEEVLYAEVVIAERGGGASPPRSPRGSPRAGPPPVTYAVLPGPHARLRLPSDAYENVP
- the FCGR2A gene encoding low affinity immunoglobulin gamma Fc region receptor II-a isoform X5, giving the protein MARTAALLLWAQALGLAGAQPSQLTLDPPWTPAFVGEKVTLTCGGSGAAGPTDWYVNQQLQWRAQPGRVPLSSNRRGSHSYQCRSAGVGLSPPVTLSFSDDWLVLQVPARVLLEGDALPLRCRGWRDTPVTGVQFFREQEVLGGPSWGSELLLSPLQLRHSGRYRCQATVDHLLAGWQESAPVVVAVQELFSVPELRLEGPAEPPEEAPLALGCLSHPSPLRPLARLQHLFYQDEVVVGGPQGSPQLRLPAVGLPHSGNYSCEVRTETESVRKRSAAVAVTVRRVPVSGVSLAVQPPGGKLVEGDRLVLGCSVAAGTGPLSFSWHRQGSATPLATGPRYELGAVRHRDGGFYHCTATNGGTAADSPPQRVTVLVPVAGAAIVTTRTEPSVPAGESLNLSCSVQAGTAPVTFTWLRDGQELGSGPVLSLGAVGPAHAGTYQCQATNRLGAHRVFRARSPALALSVTEPGWRQQGTAVAAGLSVSLLLLLGAALGWHLRRRHRAAAEKSQDRDPTAPPEPEGRPPEPTPRPGAPGDEEVLYAEVVIAERGGGASPPRSPRGSPRAGPPPVTYAVLPGPHARLRLPSDAYENVP